In Carya illinoinensis cultivar Pawnee chromosome 16, C.illinoinensisPawnee_v1, whole genome shotgun sequence, a single window of DNA contains:
- the LOC122299165 gene encoding kinesin-like protein KIN-14P isoform X10, giving the protein MEGDLNHSSDPSENIKRFLAAMDDLVIPRFKVSDLEKGSMKTVIDCLVTLRARFIPNVVGDSISPTSLIAKSGSPHGDAFSPGYFSPLPGEERQKVVTDSKFQRALRTTVISEQPAALRHPVGHKFHEVFQLKQGRYADLPEAKISEMMKPNCLDYLLLQNAPTQSLLSVVNGILDESIERKNGEISNRVACLLRKVVQEIERRISTQAEHLRTQNNLFKVREEKYQSRIRVLEALASGTNDESQIVMDQLQHVKSERVKIEEREKSEEEDVIKLTKEKDHNNLEISTLKQELEITKKACELRCTNMETETKSTQKDFEKKLNELEHLLENSRNTVKELESNSETKSQRWNQKENIYQSVMEFQFGALQELRFSSTSIKQEILKAQNIYSEEFDRLGVKLKVLADAAENYSVVLAENRKMFNEIQDLKGNIRVYCRIRPFFPGQKEKRTTIEYIGENGELVVANRSKPGKEGHRLFKFNKIFGPDATQAEVFSDVQPLIRSVLDGYNVCIFAYGQTGSGKTYTMTGPNSATKENWGVNYRALNDLFDISQRRRSSIIYEMGVQMVEIYNEQVRDLLSNDGSQKKLGILSHSQPNGLAVPDASMQPVKSTSDVMDLMDMGLRNRAVGATALNERSSRSHSVLTIHVVGRDVKTGAPLLGNLHLVDLAGSERVDRSEVVGDRLREAQHINKSLSALGDVIFALAQKNLHVPYRNSKLTQVLQSSLGGQAKTLMFVQLNPDANSYSESLSTLKFAERVSGVELGAARSSKEGRDVRELMEQVASLKDTIGKKDEEIERLQLLKDLKSVYPGVNGEKHGTVSLRHGSSPPGRESLGGTLRSQKSFGGKGPGLAEKAASDHENHSVHIDKPSEPDSQQSMDDSKYQNLRDIGQNSPADAEISGYGDHADYEERMSDDISDGSLSVGAETDGSAENASFSQGTKPLDNLERSKSVSKVPRAAQKTGRTASTTVSVSKDPSKVSPTFKTTGSSSSVRPPKRWV; this is encoded by the exons ATG GAAGGTGATCTCAATCATTCATCAGACCCAtcagaaaatattaaaaggtTCCTGGCAGCTATGGATGATTTGGTGATTCCTAGATTCAAGGTGTCCGACTTAGAGAAG GGATCTATGAAGACTGTTATTGACTGCCTTGTAACCCTTAGAGCACGATTTATACCAAATGTTGTTGGGGATAGTATTTCTCCTACTAGTCTGATTGCTAAATCTGGAAGCCCTCATGGGGATGCATTTTCTCCTGGATATTTTTCTCCATTACCTGGGGAAGAAAGGCAGAAGGTTGTGACTGACTCTAAATTTCAACGCGCCTTGCGTACTACGGTTATTTCAG AACAACCAGCAGCATTAAGACATCCGGTTGGACATAAGTTCCATGAAGTGTTTCAACTCAAACAAGGGCGATATGCAGACCTTCCTGAGGCaaaaatctcagaaatgatgaaACCAAACTGTCTAGAT TATCTCTTGTTGCAGAATGCTCCAACTCAATCTCTATTAAGCGTTGTGAATGGAATTCTGGATGAAAGCATTGAAAGAAAGAATGGCGAAATATCAAAT CGCGTGGCATGTCTATTGAGAAAAGTTGTGCAGGAGATTGAGCGTCGCATATCAACTCAAGCAGAACACTTGAGAACC CAAAACAATCTTTTTAAGGTTCGTGAAGAGAAGTACCAATCAAGGATCAGAGTACTTGAAGCCCTTGCATCTGGGACTAATGATGAGAGCCAG ATTGTTATGGACCAGCTTCAGCATGTAAAG TCAGAGAGGGTCAAAATTGAAGAAAGGGAGAAATCTGAGGAGGAGGATGTGATTAAACTGACGAAAGAAAAGGATCACAACAATCTTGAAATTTCAACGTTGAAGCAAGAACTGGAAATAACCAAAAAGGCATGTGAATTGAGATGCACGAACATGGAAACAGAAACTAAAAGTACCCAAAAAGATTTTGAGAAGAAGTTAAACGAGCTTGAGCACCTGTTAGAAAATTCCCGAAACACGGTGAAAGAGCTTGAGTCAAATTCTGAAACAAAATCTCAGAGGTGGAACCAGAAAGAGAACATCTACCAGAGCGTTATGGAATTTCAGTTTGGTGCACTGCAG GAACTGAGGTTTTCTTCAACATCCATTAAACAAGAAATCCTGAAAGCACAAAATATCTATTCAGAGGAATTTGATCGCTTAG GAGTCAAGCTTAAAGTATTAGCAGATGCAGCTGAAAACTATAGCGTCGTTCTTGCCGAAAACCGAAAAATGTTTAATGAAATTCAGGATCTAAAAG GAAACATTAGAGTGTATTGTCGGATAAGGCCTTTTTTTCCTGgacagaaagaaaaaaggacaaCCATAGAATATATTGGTGAAAATGGGGAGTTGGTTGTTGCCAATCGCTCAAAGCCAGGGAAAGAAGGCCATCGTTTGTTCAAATTTAATAAGATCTTTGGTCCTGATGCAACTCAAG CGGAGGTATTTTCTGACGTCCAGCCCTTGATTCGGTCTGTACTTGATGGATATAACGTATGTATATTCGCTTATGGTCAAACCGGTTCTGGAAAAACTTACACAATG ACTGGTCCAAACTCGGCAACCAAAGAAAATTGGGGGGTCAATTATCGAGCTCTAAATGACCTTTTTGATATatctcaaagaagaagaagttccaTTATATATGAAATGGGAGTTCAGATGGTCGAAATATACAATGAACAAGTTCGCGACTTACTATCAAATGATGGTTCTCAAAAGAA ACTTGGGATTTTGAGTCACTCACAACCCAATGGGTTAGCTGTACCTGATGCTAGCATGCAACCTGTCAAGTCAACCTCAGATGTAATGGACTTAATGGATATGGGACTAAGGAATAGAGCTGTTGGTGCCACTGCCCTGAATGAAAGAAGTAGCCGCTCTCACAG TGTCCTCACTATTCATGTCGTTGGGAGGGATGTGAAGACTGGTGCTCCTTTGCTTGGTAATCTTCATTTGGTAGATCTTGCAGGAAGTGAGAGGGTAGATCGCTCTGAGGTAGTTGGAGATAGACTAAGGGAAGCACAACATATAAACAAATCACTATCTGCCCTTGGAGATGTCATTTTTGCTCTTGCTCAAAAGAATCTTCATGTACCTTACAGAAATAGCAAGCTTACTCAAGTCCTGCAAAGCTCTCTCG GTGGACAAGCAAAAACCTTGATGTTTGTGCAGCTTAATCCGGATGCGAATTCATATTCTGAAAGTCTAAGTACTTTGAAGTTTGCTGAGAGGGTCTCTGGAGTTGAGTTAGGTGCGGCACGGAGCAGCAAAGAGGGTAGAGATGTCAGGGAATTAATGGAGCAG GTGGCTTCTCTCAAAGACACTATTGGAAAAAAAGATGAGGAGATTGAGCGTTTGCAATTACTTAAAGATCTTAAAAGTGTGTATCCTGGTGTCAATGGTGAGAAGCACGGGACAGTCTCTTTGAGGCATGGATCTTCCCCCCCTGGCAGAGAGTCTTTAGGTGGGACTCTCCGAAGCCAAAAATCATTCGGTGGGAAAGGCCCAGGACTTGCTGAGAAAGCAGCCTCTGATCATGAAAATCATTCAGTGCACATTGATAAGCCTTCCGAACCTGATTCCCAGCAGtccatggatgacagtaaataCCAAAATCTCAGGGACATAGGTCAGAATTCTCCTGCAGATGCTGAAATCTCAGGATATGGGGATCATGCAGATTATGAAGAGAGAATGAGTGACGACATATCTGATGGTAGTCTTTCTGTGGGAGCAGAAACTGATGGATCTGCAGAAAATGCTAGTTTCTCTCAAGGCACAAAACCATTAGATAATCTGGAGAG ATCCAAATCAGTATCTAAAGTTCCTCGAGCCGCACAGAAGACAGGGCGGACTGCATCAACTACAGTGTCAGTGTCAAAGGACCCTTCAAAGGTGTCACCAA CTTTTAAAACTACTGGCAGTTCTTCTTCAGTCAGGCCTCCCAAACGATGGGTGTAA